The following coding sequences lie in one Treponema sp. OMZ 790 genomic window:
- a CDS encoding ABC transporter permease, which yields MKKYFLISKAYFKGSLMNLMEYKFNFISGGTFELVWMLMYLIFINTIFIHTKTVNGWDKYRMLMLTFQGGLMDSVFTFLIVPGLKRLPEMINTGTLDFILLKPLPPRFTISFNEFDIPQIKNIFINIAGLIYCFIKLDIEMTPLKLSLYILLSLNGFFLIYSIMFILMSLAFWFMRMDIVMGIGSELITIGNKPMQIYPGLIQKILIFVVPLFICFNFPILFVVEKLPRYYIGVSFVSSFFFFILSNFIFKKGVKHYVGSGS from the coding sequence ATGAAAAAATATTTTTTAATATCGAAAGCATATTTTAAAGGTTCCCTTATGAATTTAATGGAATATAAATTCAATTTTATAAGCGGCGGAACCTTTGAACTTGTATGGATGCTGATGTATCTTATTTTTATAAACACTATTTTTATTCACACAAAAACGGTGAACGGTTGGGATAAGTACCGAATGCTGATGCTTACCTTTCAAGGCGGACTTATGGATTCCGTTTTTACTTTTTTGATTGTGCCGGGATTAAAAAGATTACCCGAAATGATAAATACCGGCACCTTGGATTTTATCTTACTAAAGCCATTGCCGCCGCGTTTTACTATTTCGTTTAACGAATTCGATATTCCTCAAATAAAAAATATCTTCATAAATATTGCAGGTTTAATTTATTGTTTTATCAAACTCGACATAGAAATGACGCCATTAAAATTATCGCTTTATATTTTGCTTTCGCTTAACGGCTTTTTTTTAATTTATTCGATTATGTTTATATTGATGAGCTTAGCTTTTTGGTTTATGAGAATGGATATTGTTATGGGAATAGGCTCGGAACTCATTACAATCGGAAATAAACCCATGCAGATATATCCCGGCTTGATTCAAAAAATACTCATATTTGTTGTTCCGCTTTTTATTTGTTTTAATTTTCCGATTTTATTTGTCGTAGAAAAATTACCGAGGTACTACATCGGGGTTTCTTTTGTTTCGAGTTTTTTCTTTTTTATATTATCAAATTTCATTTTTAAAAAGGGAGTAAAGCACTATGTCGGATCAGGCAGTTAA